The following nucleotide sequence is from Peptococcaceae bacterium 1198_IL3148.
ATGTTTATCTAAAGTAATGAAATAGGTAATCAATACGTCCTCTTTTTATATAGTAGATTCCTGAGAATTTCATTGCCTGTTTAATTTTTTCTCGGTACTTAGGGGTATAACAATGAATATCGCAATTTTTACAAGCTGGTTTAGGGTTTTTAGGACAATTTTGGCGACGCTTGATGGCATAATTACTCAGTTCTTTACATTCTTCGCATAGTGCCAGACTTTTATTGTGTAGTGTAACAGAGTGATGATTTTGATGATTATGTTGGCAATAAGTTTCTATAAATTTTAACACTATATCTATATCTCTATCTATTTTTTGCATAGTCCTCATCCTTTGCATTATATCTAACTACATATTAACAATTAAAATTTGTTTTTGCTGTGATATATCTCATAATAAGAAAGAACCGTTTCATTACGGTTCTTTCTTGGCAATTAGATTAATTTCATTTGGCAGGCAGTTTCTTCCTCGTTGGCATTGCATACATAAATAACTTCGGTGGCGTCTGCAGCCACCATTTTGTTTGGGTGATGCTGTTTTACCTGCTGTATTGCTTGCTCTAAATCACCCGCTTGAATTTCAGTACACGTACTTCCGGGACCGCGCACTGTGAATCTTTTGCTCAATAAACTCACCTCCCTCTATAATCTCTATTAATATTATTGTCAAAAATATCTACTGCTATAATCTGCCAAAGGGGATTTTATTTATTACTGTAGCCATCCGTTTTCTATTCACATGGGTATATATTCTTGTGGTGGCGATATTATCATGTCCCAATAGGTCTTGGATTTCTTCAAGTTTAGCCCCTTGGTCACGCAATATTGTTGCAAAGGAATGTCTGAGTTTATGGGGGGTGATACTTCTGGAAAGGCCGGATAATTGGACATATTTCTGCACCAGGTTTTCCAGTGCTCTACTGGTAAATCTCTTGTTAAGGCGGGATATAAATAGAATGTCCTTATCCTTGGCGTGAACTTTATCCCGGGGCCGGATTGCTAAGTAATTTTTGATGGCTTGATAACAGCTGGCCGTTAGGGGTATTTCTCTTTCTTTATTTCCTTTACCAATGACCCTGAGGAAATTCCCATCAGACGTTTCCATAAGTCCACTGATTTTTACTCCGGCCAGTTCAGAAACCCTTAAGCCGGTGTGTAAAAACATAATTATAATGGCAAAATCTCTTACTTTATATGGTGAATCGCTTTTAGATACTGTTTTTAACAGTTTTTCGGCGCTTTGCACATCCAAATAGACTAACTCCCGTTTGGGTGGTACCCTTCTGGAAATAGTTACTGGATTTCTCGGTAGCAAAGTTAATATTTGCACCAGGTAATTATAAAAGGACTTTAGGGAAGCCAATTTTCTGGCATCTGCATGATAAGCGTCCCCTTTGTTTTGTCTTGGCCTGGTGCTGATGAAATCAGTAAAATATGATTCAATGTCCTTAGGGGTTACAGATAATAAATCTTTATCGGTAACTATGTTCGGATCAATTTTTGTGATGGCCTTATGAATATTTGCACTCTCTGTGGATGGTAGCTTGGCATTACCTTTTTCAACTGCTAACCAGCGGCAAAACAACGCCAAATCAATTGAATATTCATTTATAGTTGTCTTGCTACAATGTTCGGTTCGATATTTGTAATCTAAAAATCGTTGTATCAGTGCTGGTAATTTCATGTAACAACCTCCAATTACTGTTATTAAAAAAATGTTCGATTGTGTTCGGGGGAGAATTCGCTAACCAGATCATAAAAACCTTTTATGTTAACAAAATTGAATAAAAATAATTTAATTTCCAAAGTGGTAGTGGTTATAATGATTTTTAATATAGCAATATTCATGCTATTATAAGCAAGTAACAAAAACATTT
It contains:
- a CDS encoding nitrous oxide-stimulated promoter family protein; this translates as MQKIDRDIDIVLKFIETYCQHNHQNHHSVTLHNKSLALCEECKELSNYAIKRRQNCPKNPKPACKNCDIHCYTPKYREKIKQAMKFSGIYYIKRGRIDYLFHYFR
- a CDS encoding tyrosine-type recombinase/integrase; this encodes MKLPALIQRFLDYKYRTEHCSKTTINEYSIDLALFCRWLAVEKGNAKLPSTESANIHKAITKIDPNIVTDKDLLSVTPKDIESYFTDFISTRPRQNKGDAYHADARKLASLKSFYNYLVQILTLLPRNPVTISRRVPPKRELVYLDVQSAEKLLKTVSKSDSPYKVRDFAIIIMFLHTGLRVSELAGVKISGLMETSDGNFLRVIGKGNKEREIPLTASCYQAIKNYLAIRPRDKVHAKDKDILFISRLNKRFTSRALENLVQKYVQLSGLSRSITPHKLRHSFATILRDQGAKLEEIQDLLGHDNIATTRIYTHVNRKRMATVINKIPFGRL